AATAACCCTCTTTCGTTCAAAAATACTTGCAATGACAATTATATGTATAACAATTAATTTTGTAAATGGAAAAAACCGCCCAATGACAGGCGGTTGGTTGCTTCTTCTTTACTGACGATATCTCCCTCTCTTTCGCGAGGTGCGAAAGAAGTAATAGCCCATTACGCCGATGACGCCAATGATCGTGGCAATAACAAAGAAGTTATGGGACATCCATTCATACATCTGGGAGCCGACAAGCATATGCAGTGCCTCCTCTCCTTATGTGTACGTGGGGTAACGAGTGCTGCTGTTGTTATTTTCTTGAGAGCGAAATGAAATGATCTCTCTTGCCGCTTTTTCGAGAAGTTGATCCTCGGGAGTAAGCTTCGTGTTTTGCTGAATGTTGATGGAGTGTTTTTCCTGGTTCTTCGATAATTGTGGGCTTGTGGAATACTGTATGTTTGCCTTATTCGTTGTCGCTGGCGTGTTGCTCTCATCATCTTGGCTGGTGTTCGAGTCTTTAATGGGCGCGATATTCATGGAGCGGGTAAACTGGTTGACTGCCATCTGCACGCCTTTTTTCTTGAGCTGATCCATCATGCCTTGCATGCCATTCCCTTTTTTCGTATTGATGCCCATCGCTGCGTACATCGGACAAAAGCGAGTAGCTCCTTCTGCTACTTTCATAGCTGAAAAAGCCATGAGCAGCCATGGAGTTTTGGATGGGCGACGACTCATTTTTCCGATGCCGTACGCCAAGCCCAACAGACCGCCAGTTATACGAATCATGGCATCAGTTCTACCTACGTTTTTATGCATGAGAGTTGTCCTCCTGTCGCAATTACGTCTATTCCCTAGTGTGTAATAAAGGGCGACAAGACACCCGTGGGAATTGTTACTACCATTTCCAAGCTTGCAGGGGAATGAATGATGGGCGGAGAAGCTGTAGTGGCGATGAACGATCGTTCATTTTGTAAAACATCGGGAGACCAGCGAGGAGAGAAGAAATGATGCGCGTACGAGCCATATCAGATCGTGATTACTTGAACATGATTCGCGTGAGCAGACGTCAGGCACCGGCAAGCCTCTGGATAAAAGGCGCAAGCGTTCTGAATGTGTACACAAAAGAATGGCAAGAGCATCACGTCGCAGTGGCAGGAGAACGTATTGCTTATGTAGGAGAAAAAGAGCCGTTGGTCGATGACCAGACCGTGATCATAGAGGCGGCTGGACAATATCTCGTGCCGGGTTACATGGAGCCTCACGCGCATCCGTTTCAATGGTATAACCCTTATACGTTGGCTGACTTTGCTTTGCAAACGGGTACGACTGGTATGGTGTCGGACACGTTAATGCTCATGCAACTGCCTTTTTCGCAAACGGCAGCGATCATGGATTCTTTGGCAGCACATCCCGTGAAGCAATTTTTCTGGGGCAGACTCGATCCGCAGACAGGGAAAGCTCATCCGTCGTTCACGAAGGAAAATTTGGCGCGAATGCTGGAACATCCACGCGTGATCCAGGGCGGGGAGTTGACGAATTGGGGCGGTGTTTTACAAGAGGATGAGACGCTGCTTTTTGGTCTGAAGCATACGAGGGACTTGGGCAAAAGGATGGAGGGGCATCATCCGGGGGCGTCATACGAGACATTGAACATTGCCGCAGCAGCCGGCATAACAGCTTGTCATGAGGCTATCCATGCTGCTGATTTGCTCTCGCGCATCCGTTTAGGGATGTATGCGACACTGCGCCATTCCTCTATTCGCCCCGATCTACCTGAGCTGGTGAAGGGCTGGCTGGAGTTGGGGGTGCCGTGGTCTTCACGGATGATGCTGACATCGGATGGAAGCACGCCGCCGATGCATCGTGACGGGTTCATGGATAGTACGCTCCGTGTTGCTATGGAAGCGGGAATGCCGCCAGAAGAAGCGTATGTCATGGCGACGCTGAACCCGGCTGTCTATTATGGGCTGGACGCGGAGATCGGAGGAATTGCGCCGGGCCGAATCGCCGATATACTGCTGTTGACGGCAAAGGATCAACCGACTCCATCCATCGTGATTGCGAATGGACAACGGGTGGCAGAAAAAGGAACCCTGCTCGTTCCAACCGTTCAGCCACAATGGGAGGAAGCTTCGTTACGATTGGCAGATCCATTGAAAAAACAGGCACATTCTGATTGGTTCCGCCTGCGGCCAGATGCGGACGGCAAGACCCCTGTGCTACAAATGCTGAATGCCGTTATCACGCGGCTGTCGCTAGAGGACATGCCTGTTGATCAGGATGGGTACGTATCCTTGCAGCATGATCCGCAGTTGGCATTGATCGCCATTATTGATGTAACTGGAGGCAACCGAACAATGGCAGTGCTTCACGGCTTCGGTGAGCATCTCGAAGGGCTAGCCAGCACTTATTCAGCTTCTGGCGATTGGATCGTAATCGGACGCGATCCCCAAGCGATGGCGCAAGCACTGGAGCGTATTCGGGAAATAAAAGGTGGAGTCGTCCTAATCGATCAAGGAAAAATCATTTGCGAATGCCCATTGCCTCTTGCTGGAAAATTCGCGTCGGCACCGATGGAGGAAGTGATCAGCATGGGTGAAAATTTGGTAAATCAGCTCCGTTCCAAAGGACATGTCCATCTCGATCCGATTTATTCGCTTTTGTTTTTTACGGCTACCCACTTGCCATATGCACGTCTAACGGCAACAGGCATTGTCGACGTGAAGAGTGGGCAAATCGTCGTTCCGGCACTTCCTCTACCTTGAGGGAGTGTTTTTTTACGGTCACACAAACGCCCGTGATCGTTTGTGAATCAATGATATATGAATATAAAATATATTTTACTTCTTGTAAATTATCAGATTTATTTTAAAATAAAAACAACCAAGCCTATCTATCTTTATCCCCGAAGAGTATCGTTTTTGAAAGTCGCAACCTGGCTAACATGGTGGATGGATTGGGTAACAAGAACAAAGAATGATAGAAGGGGGATTCATTCTGAATGAAAAAGCGTTCTTATGTGGGGGTTTTATCTGCGGTATTGGCTGCGAGTATGGCATTAACAGGTTGCGCAGGCAATTCAAGCGGAGGAAGTAACGCAAGCGGCGGGCAAAGTCAGCCAGCTCCGGGCAACAGTGGTGGAGGAACAACCGAGGGTGGTCTCATCAAAATTGCCACACAATCTCCTCTGTCCGGGAGCAATTCTGCTATCGGAGATGCGATTAAGACAGGGGCTGGTTACGCTCTCGAAAAGCGCAAGGAAGAATTTAAAGCACTTGGATTTGATCTCCAGCTTTTCCCTCAGGATGATCAAGGCGACCCGAAAATTGGGGTATCAAATGCGGAGATGCTCATCTCTGATCCCGATGTGTACGGTGTAGTCGGGCATTATAACACAGGGGTTGCCATTCCATCGTCTGTAAAGTACGACGAAGGCAAGCTGGTCATGGTATCCCCGGCAAATACAGGGGTGAAGCTCACGGAGGAAGGCAAGAAAACCGTCCATCGAATCTGTGCTCGCGATGACGCACAAGGACCAAAGGCTGCTCTTTATGCGAAAACTACACTTGGTGTAAAAACGGCCTATATTATCCATGATAAGACAGCATACGGCCAAGGTCTGAGCGATCAAGTGAAGATGCAATTCGAAAAGGACGGGGTCCAAATCCTTGGCTTCGAGGGAATCACCCAGGGCGAAAAGGACTACAGCGCGGTACTTAACCAGGTAACGGTGAAAAACCCGGACATCATCTTTTTCGGGGGCCTGTATCCAGAAGGTGGAATTTTGATCAAGCAAGCTCGTGAAAAAGGATTTAAGGGTTATTTTATGGGTGGCGACGGCTTGGATTCTTCTGATATGATAAAAATAGCCGGTAATGCCGTCGAAGGGGTAGTCTTTACGTCAGTAGCAGGGGACGTAACGCAAACCGAAGAGGGCAAAAAATGGGCTGAAGAGTACAAGAAAGCCACAAACAAGCCTCTGGAAACCTATTCCGTCTATGGTTTCGACTCCATGAACGTCATCCTTAATGGTGTCTTGGAAGCTGCCAAAGCGAACGGAGGCAAAAAACCAACCCGCGAGCAAGTCCTCGATGCAGTCCACAAAACCAAAGATTTTCAGGGTCAATTTACCAAGGTTACCTTTGATGAAAAAGGTGACAACACAAATGCAGACGTATTCATTTACAAGTTTGCCAAGGACAAATCTATTTTCGTAGGCAAGGCCGAGTAATCACACCACACAACGCGCACACACTCCCATGCCTCATACCAGGATAGGGGGCTGCACGCCAGTGTTGGCCCCTTTTTTACGAGAAAACACGTCCAGTCAACGAAGTGAATGCAGAAAATTTGTACAAGTCTACAAGGGAAATGAGGGATGGGAAAGCATGATCAATATTTTGCCTCAGGTGTTGGTTGACGGATTGACACTTGGATTTATGTACGCAGTCGTGGCTTTAGGCTACACAATGGTTTACGGGATTTTGGAAATTATCAACTTTGCCCATGGAGACATTTTCATGGTCGGAGCCTTTATCGGTACAGAGGTATTGTTGATCTCTGATGCGCTAGGGGCACTTGAAGGTATGAATCCATTTGTCGCACTTTTCATAACACTCATAATTGCCATGGTATTAACTGGTGCCTTGGGGGTAGGAATTGAGAGGATTGCCTATCGACCATTGCGTGGAGCACCTCGTCTTGTGCCGTTGATTTCGGCGATAGGTGTATCGTTTTTGCTGCAAGACCTCGTACGTTTTACAGAAGCACTGGCTCGCAATGAGTTTTATCTAAACAGTCCCGCTCTTTTTACGGGCTCGATTCCATTAGGAAGTATCGCTACGATTCCAACAAAAGGTTTGATCGTAATTGTAATTGCGATCATCATGATGATTGCCTTGACGTTGTTTGTGAATAAAACAAAGTGGGGAATCGCCATGCGCGCCGTCGCACAGGACCAGAGTACGGCTTCGCTGATGACCATAAATGTAAACAAAGTAATCATGCTTACGTTCTTGATTGGCTCCAGCCTGGGTGGCGCGACAGGCGTTCTGTTTGCGCAAAACTACGGGACGATCGATCCTTATATCGGTTTTATTCTCGGTCTAAAAGCATTTACAGCTGCCGTACTCGGCGGGATTGGGAACCTGCGTGGTGCGATGATCGGTGGCGTACTCCTCGGTCTTCTGGAATCCTTGTCCGGAGCCTTTATGGGGCCGTTGACCAACGGAGCCTTTGGTGCAGAGTACAAAGACGTATTCGCGTTCAGTATTTTAATTCTCGTGCTTCTCTTCAAGCCAGAAGGACTGTTTGGCGAAGCTGTAAAAGAGAAAGTGTAGGTGAAATAAATGGCAAATCTCGCTTGGAAATCGTTCAAAGGCATTCCGCTCGTATTCACGTTGATCTGGATTGTAGGCTTTTCTTCCGCATTGTACCTGATGGATAAATCAGTGATCGCGTTTCTCGGCATTCTTTCATCCATTGTGCTTGTCTATTACACGAATACCACCAAGTCGATCAAAATGGCGATTGGCGCTATTGTTCTCCTCCTGATCATTCCATTGGTAGCCGGCGAAAACCGTTACTACATGGAGGTAGCCTCACAGGTAGGCATTTACGTAGCGATGGCTTTGGGCTTGAATATCGTAGTAGGCTTTGCTGGTTTGCTTGACTTGGGTTATGTCGCGTTTTTTGCTGCTGGGGCGTATGCGTACGCGATTTTCTCGACCTCGCAAGCGAATGAGTTTATTGCAGGGAATCTGTTCCCGCTCTCCGGTGAGTGGTTTTGGCCATTTCTCATAGTCGGCTTGATTGTGGCTGCTGTTTTCGGAATATTGCTAGGATTGCCAGTTCTCAGAGTAAAAGGCGATTATCTCGCGATCGTGACCTTGGGCTTCGGTGAAATCATTCGCATTGTCTTCAACAACCTGGACAAGCCCATCAACATCACCAACGGTCCGCAGGGAATCACGCCGATTCCGTCTCCTGAGCTGTTTGGGATCAAAATGGGGACGCCGTTTTACTTTTACTTCATCGTATTGTTTGTGATTGCCTTTATCGTATTGGCGAATATACGCTTTGAGCATTCCCGTTTGGGACGTGCATGGATTGCGGTACGTGAGGATGAGCTGGCTGCCCAGTCGATGGGGATTTCCTTGTTGAATACCAAGCTGGCTGCATTTGCATTGGGTGCTTCCTTCGCAGGTGTCGTGGGAGTTATCTTTGCGGCCAAGCAGACGTTTATCGATCCGACTTCCTTTACGCTGATGGAATCCATCGGGATATTGGTGATGGTTATTCTGGGGGGTAGCGGTAGCATTCCAGGCGTTGTGCTTGGAGCCGCATTTGTGACAATCTTGCAGGTACAGCTGTTAAAAGAATTCTCCAACTTCCTGCACAGTCTGCAAAACTCGGGGATCATCAGTTTGCCGAACCAGCTGGACCCATCCAAGTTCCAGCGCCTCATTTTCGGAATCATGCTCATTCTCGTAGCCTTGTATCGCCCTAACGGATTGATTCCGGCCAAACGGAAGAAAAACGATCTCGATGCAATCAAAAAGAGCGAGTTTGGCAAAGAAAAGCTGGGGATTCTCGGCAGACTGTCCCAATTGACTTCTGGAAAACAGTCATAGCGGACGAGGAGGGAAATGAGCATGGCATTGTTAGAGGCAAAAAATTTGACGAAGCGCTTTGGTGGCTTGGTAGCCAATCAAGACGTCTCGATTGACATCGAAAAAGGAACCATTACGGCGGTAATCGGGCCGAATGGAGCCGGAAAAACGACTTTTTTCAATATGATTACCGGATTTTACGAGCCAGACGAGGGAGAAATTCTGCTGAATGGCAAAAGCATCAAGAAGCTTCGTCCCGATCAGATCGCGAGTCGCGGTATCACCCGTACCTTTCAAAACATTCGTCTGTTCAAAGAAATGACGGCTTTGGAAAATGTCATGGTGGGTGTGCATAGCCGCTTATCGGCTGGAATTCTTGGAATCTTGTTCAACTCCAAACGTGTACGCCAGGAGGAAGAGCGGACGCGCGTCGAGGCTTATCAGCTCATGGAGTATGTCGGGATCTCGCATATTGCCAATGAAGCGGCAGGGAGTCTGCCTTACGGGTTGCAACGACGCTTGGAAATCGCCCGGGCGATGGCGACCAATCCGCAAATTATTTTGCTCGATGAACCAGCGGCAGGGATGAACCCTCGCGAAACGGTCGAGATGACGGATTTTATTCGTCGGCTGAAAAAAGAGCTGGATTTGACGATTATCTTGATTGAGCATGACATGAAGCTGGTCATGGGACTTAGCGAATACATTCACGTGTTGGATTACGGGAGAAAAATTGCAGAAGGAACACCTGAACAAATCCGAAACAACCCTAACGTCATTGAGGCCTATCTCGGAAAAAGTGCGTCGGACGTGTCGTAGAAGGAGGAAAATCGATGGCATTGCTAGAGCTGACTAACGTTCATACGTATTACGGCGGCATCCACGCATTAAAAGGATTGAGCATAACGGTAAACGAAGGCGAAGTGGTGACGCTGATCGGTTCCAACGGGGCAGGTAAATCGACCACGCTGAAAACGATCTGTGCACAGACCCGTGCCAAAGAAGGAAAAGTCATCTTTAATGGCAAGGACATTACGCAGATGCGTACACATGATATTGCCTTAGCAGGAATCGCCCACGTTCCGGAAGGCCGCCGTATTTTTCCAAAGCTGACCGTACGCGAAAATTTGGAGATGGGTGCCTTCAGTGTATCCGACAAAAAGGTGATTGAAGAAGGCATCGAGCGTGCCTTTGCTTACTTTCCGCGACTGAAGGAACGGGTTAGTCAAAAAGGCGGTACGATGTCCGGTGGCGAGCAGCAAATGCTGGCGATTGCTCGTGGACTCATGATGAAGCCAAAAATTCTCATGCTAGATGAACCGTCGATGGGATTGGCGCCGATTCTGGTGGAGCAGATTTTTGACATCGTTACGGAGCTGAACAAGGAAGGCATGACGATTCTCTTGGTCGAGCAAAATGCGAATCAGGCGTTGTCTGTCGCCCATCGCGGTTATGTGATTCAGACAGGCGAAATTATTTTGCAAGACGATGCCCAGACATTATTGATGAATCCGCAGGTAAGAGAGGCGTATTTGGCGTAATAGTGGTGTAATAGAAACGTGAGTACCGATGGGGATTTTTGCTCCCGTCGGTTTTTCATTTATTCAGCGAGGAGGATGTGGCTTGCTAGATATTAGTCCCCGCTTTGTAGAAGGGAGCGAGCCTCTCTATCTACAGCTTTATCGCTATTTTTGTACAGAAATCCAAGGGAGGCGCTTAATCTCTGGGACGCGTCTGCCTTCTGTTCGGGCCTTGAGCGGATTTTTGCAAGTGAGTAAAACGACTGTCGAGAGTGCCTATCACCAGCTCATGGCAGAAGGCTACATCGAGAGTCGGGAGCGCAGCGGATTTTATGTGGTCGATGTGGATTGGGATGGGCCAGTGCCTGTGCCTACAGGGAAAGGGCAGCAACCAGCTAAAACGGCTTACGTCCAAATAACTCCATCTACACCCTCAGCAGTTCCGATCCAATATGATTTTCACCAAGCGCGCGTAGATGCCGAGCATTTTCCTTTTGACCGTTGGCGCAAGTACACCAACCAATGCATGCAGGAAGAGAACAAGCACGTGCTCTACTACGGCGACCGACAAGGAGAGCCGCAGCTGCGGGAGGAGCTCGCACGCTATCTCGGACGAGCTCGGGGTGTGCAAGCTACGCCGGAACAAATTGTGATCGGTGCGGGGACGCAGGTGATCATCAGCTTATTGGGGTTCCTATTCGGGACACGGGGACAGGCTGTAGCGATGGAGGAGCCGGGCTATCACGGTGTTCGTACCGTATTTTCCCATTTGGGCTATGATGTGCGCCCGATCAGACTGACAGAGGATGGGATTGATGTGGAAGCGCTCAGTGAGAGTGGAGCGCGGCTGGTTTATATCACCCCCTCTCATCAGGACCCTTCCGGAATAGTCATGCCGTATGCCAAACGGCTAAAGCTGCTCCACTGGGCGAATCAGACGGGAAGCTACATCATAGAGGACGACTACGATGGGGAGTTTCGCTATCATGGCAAGCCAATTCCTTCCCTTCAGGGGCTAGATACGCAAGGACGCGTTATCTATTTGGGGACGTTTTCCAAGGCGTTGCTGCCGTCGATTCGGATGAGCTATATGGTTTTGCCGCAAGCGTTATTGGCGGTGTTTCAAGAGAAATTGGCGGATTTTGACCAGTCGGCATCGCGTATTCATCAGGAGACGCTGGCCCTGTTCATGAAAAATGGCGATTGGGAGCGGCATATTCGCAAGATGCGGACGCTTTACCGCAAAAAGCATGGGGTGTTGCTTCAGTGCTTGCAGGAACAGCTGGGGGCGTACATCCGGATCAAGGGTCAGGATGCCGGACTGTCTGTGACGGTAGAAGTGAAAAGTGAGAGTACTCCGCAACAGTTGACCCAATTTGCGGCTGCATCAGGTGTACGTGTTTATCCAACCGCACATAAATGGATTCATCCACAGGAAAATGGACTGCCGGCTTTCCAGTTCGGCTTTGGGGGGCAGACCATCAAGGAGATTGAGGATGGCATTCGTCTGTTGAAACGTGCATGGGAGCCTTATTTGCACAAAGATATGGGCCAGGTATTTTAAAATCCACAACGGCACTCAGTATGATTTGAGTGCCGTTTTTTATAGTCCTTTAGCGTTTGGCTGGCGGAATACTCTTTGGAAAATTGAAGGGGTCGTAACGAGCCTTCACCTGCGTTAATCGATCGAAATTTTCTCCGAAGTATGCCTTCTGCCAGTTCTTAATAAAAAGGTCGGGGGTATTAAGGTTTGCGAAACCGCAATCCTTGTTTTGACAGCTTCCAAAAACCTAGCATGACCTTATAAACAACCAAGAGGATCACTGTATTACAAAGGATGTTAGACCAATGCAAAGTGTGTGGGTGAATGACGGGTTCCATTCGTCTAATTCTGTTTTTGGATGGAATGAATGTGGTTGTTTTGCCTATTCACATGTCGATACGGGCGAACATACCATTTATTAGTCTTATGCCATCGGTGAAGCTTTTTACGTGTGTTGCATGGCCATCATGATTCATTCGGAGGTGGGAGGAATGGGAGGAGAAAAGCGATCAAGCCGCAAAGCAAGTACGCATAGTAGTGTTAGGAAAAAAGCATCCCCCAAGCTGACAGGGCGAATCGTTTTGCCAGGGAATGCGCCGTACCATGGCAGGCGAGGATGTTTCAACAGCTTTCCCAAGGTGATCGTCTATGCTCAGAAGAAACAGGACATCGTCAATGCTGTCCGTTGGGCACGCCACCATCATGTCCCTGTACGGTATAGGCGTCCCGGCCATCCATATGACAAAAGGGTGCCAAATTACAAGGGAGCTATGGTGATTGATATAAGTGAAATGCATCGGAGAGAGATGGTAAACAAGGGGAGTCGAAGGATCCTTACTCAACCAATTGGTCCAAGTCCTGACCGCCTGATCGGTCAAAAAAGAAGCATACTGGAGGGAGGACTTACAGACGTTCCCGGCATCCTTGTAGGACATGCAGAGGACGAAAGCGGACGAACCGGTTGCACAGTGATTTTGTGCCCCAGTGGGGCTGTCCCCGGCGTTGATGTAAGAGGAGGTTTTCCAGGAACGATACAAACGGATGCCATCCGACCAGGCACAGCAACGGATGTGGTACAGGGTGTCCTTCTTACGGGTGGCAGTAACTTCGGTCTGGCAGCAGCATCTGGAGTCATGAACTGGCTGGCCCAAAATGGAATTGGTGCGCCAACGGAGGCAGGACCTCTTCCAACTGTTCCCGGAGCAGTCATCTTTGATCTGATCTACGCGAAAGGCGCCCGTAGGCCCGATGCAGAGATGGGCTATATCGCCAGTGAAGAAGCGAATTCCGGGCCAGTTGAGGAAGGAAGTGTAGGAGCCGGCGCGGGTGCGACCGTCGGCAAGATCTATGGCACCCCGATGAAGGGCGGGGTAGGAACTGCCTCTTGGAAAATCCCCGGTGGGCCTGTTGTAGCGGCATTGGCGGTGGTAAACGCCGTTGGAGACATTTGGGATCAAGATCACATCATTGCTGGGGCGCTGCGGCCAAATGGTACGTTCGTGAACCAGACCCGGGCGATTCTTGAAGGGATACCCCCAGGAACCAGTGGGAGCAGGAACACGACCATTGCTGTGGTAGCGACCACAGGGCGGCTAACCAAGGCAGAGGCGGGCCGTGTAGCGACACTCGCCCATGATGGAATGGCAAGAGCCATCTCGCCCGTTCACATCCAATCCGACGGGGACACTGTCTTTTGCCTTGCTACTGGTACAGATACGAGCGGTTTGACAGGGGATAGCGCTGTGACGGCAATTGGCACTACAGCGGCCGTAGTATTAGAAGAGGCTATTATTAGAGGGGTTAAGGCAGCTAATAGTATACGTCCTCGGCATGGTGGAAAGTGAATGATTTTGCAGGGGCCTTATTGCCAGTTTCCTCGGGTTTCTCTCCTCGTCTTATCACTTAAAAAAGGATGTGCGGCAGTTGTGATAGAAGTGGTGAACGGTGGCGGAGAGGGAAAATGATATAAAAAGTTTTGAAAATCCTGATTGTGTTAGCAGCAATTTTAAACTAGGACGAAGAATGGAAAAAGTCCTTTCATTTTGAAGGGCTTTTTCCGAATCACAAAATAGGGAACGCCTTTCCTAAACCTCAGTTTCTTACCGATTCTGCTACTTTCATCAAATCATCTTTCCCTAAATCGCCTTTGGACAAAATATAATGACTTACTCCATCCTTATGCCAGCTTAAAACAATTACTTTTTGATCCGGAATTTCTAAAATTTCGCCTTCCACTCCTTGGATCTCAATGGGTTTTACCCCTTCGTCACCAATAGAAATCCGACCTTTTTTAACCGTATGTTCAAACCAGTCTTCGTTATTATTTTCATTTACATATTTCAAAACAATTTCTTTTTGCTTCTCAACATTTGGAGCTACACCATTGCCAAACTTTTTGGGTGGTTCATTATAAATAGCTTCACTTAATTTATAGCCATCTGGCAGCTCAAGAGGAGCATCAGCATCTAAACTAGCTGCGAAACCATGTTTACTTAAATTTTGTAGTGGAATAACTTCTGGCTTCGAAACAGTATGATGATCTGACACTTCAGTATGCTGTCCCCCACTAAACATAGCGCAAGCAGATGGAATTATTGTCATCAAAGCAAATACACTCGTAATAATTACACCTTTTTTCATTTTTCATCCTCCCGCTCAACTTATTTAAAAAAATCTTATGGCTTATAAGATAATCTGTCATAAATCATGGGAATCTACCTTTCCATAACGGCTTCATCGAAGATTTTTCTGTAATGGTGCAAATCAAATTGAGAGGCTAATGCGTCGACTCTAGCCCAAAATTCATCTTCATTGAAGCCAACAAAATCTATAACGATAAACTCTGTGAGAGTATGGAAAGCATGGACTATACGGAAATTTCTATAAAAGGTAGCCTCGTCAAAAGTACCACTGTTTTTTAGGTCTAGGAAAGCCTGAT
The window above is part of the Brevibacillus brevis NBRC 100599 genome. Proteins encoded here:
- a CDS encoding PLP-dependent aminotransferase family protein; this encodes MLDISPRFVEGSEPLYLQLYRYFCTEIQGRRLISGTRLPSVRALSGFLQVSKTTVESAYHQLMAEGYIESRERSGFYVVDVDWDGPVPVPTGKGQQPAKTAYVQITPSTPSAVPIQYDFHQARVDAEHFPFDRWRKYTNQCMQEENKHVLYYGDRQGEPQLREELARYLGRARGVQATPEQIVIGAGTQVIISLLGFLFGTRGQAVAMEEPGYHGVRTVFSHLGYDVRPIRLTEDGIDVEALSESGARLVYITPSHQDPSGIVMPYAKRLKLLHWANQTGSYIIEDDYDGEFRYHGKPIPSLQGLDTQGRVIYLGTFSKALLPSIRMSYMVLPQALLAVFQEKLADFDQSASRIHQETLALFMKNGDWERHIRKMRTLYRKKHGVLLQCLQEQLGAYIRIKGQDAGLSVTVEVKSESTPQQLTQFAAASGVRVYPTAHKWIHPQENGLPAFQFGFGGQTIKEIEDGIRLLKRAWEPYLHKDMGQVF
- a CDS encoding P1 family peptidase, with protein sequence MGGEKRSSRKASTHSSVRKKASPKLTGRIVLPGNAPYHGRRGCFNSFPKVIVYAQKKQDIVNAVRWARHHHVPVRYRRPGHPYDKRVPNYKGAMVIDISEMHRREMVNKGSRRILTQPIGPSPDRLIGQKRSILEGGLTDVPGILVGHAEDESGRTGCTVILCPSGAVPGVDVRGGFPGTIQTDAIRPGTATDVVQGVLLTGGSNFGLAAASGVMNWLAQNGIGAPTEAGPLPTVPGAVIFDLIYAKGARRPDAEMGYIASEEANSGPVEEGSVGAGAGATVGKIYGTPMKGGVGTASWKIPGGPVVAALAVVNAVGDIWDQDHIIAGALRPNGTFVNQTRAILEGIPPGTSGSRNTTIAVVATTGRLTKAEAGRVATLAHDGMARAISPVHIQSDGDTVFCLATGTDTSGLTGDSAVTAIGTTAAVVLEEAIIRGVKAANSIRPRHGGK
- a CDS encoding DUF4367 domain-containing protein — protein: MKKGVIITSVFALMTIIPSACAMFSGGQHTEVSDHHTVSKPEVIPLQNLSKHGFAASLDADAPLELPDGYKLSEAIYNEPPKKFGNGVAPNVEKQKEIVLKYVNENNNEDWFEHTVKKGRISIGDEGVKPIEIQGVEGEILEIPDQKVIVLSWHKDGVSHYILSKGDLGKDDLMKVAESVRN